The nucleotide window CTTCTGTTTTATTAGTGCTGCAATGCCAGTAATATGTGGTGCAGCCATGCTAGTTCCAGACATCATTGCAAATCCTTCCCCTATTTTTTTTGGCATGCAGAGAATTTGGGTCAGCTCAGAGCCTCAGACAGAATGGCTGTCTTTCAACTTTATTGATTACTACCATTACAAGGGACAAGATTATTTAAACTAGATCAGGTCCTAAAGCATTCAGCATGTGGGCATAAGAGGAATCAAAGCAGCATTTCTTATTTAAAATAGATTAACAAATTATAAGATCATCCTGAAACAAGCTTGTGTGCCATTACTGAGGGATAAACTCTGACAAACTTACCGGCGTAGTTTGCTTCATCTGTTCCATTAGGTGCCCATGCGGACCATATAAGATTGCCAGGAGCGAGTATATCAGGTTTAAGAACATCAGCATCTTGGAAGCTAAAATCTTTTACATCAGGCCCTCGGGAAGAGAACAACGCAACCTGGGGAGCTGAATTGAACAGTGTTGGTGCCAAACCATCTGCAATACCGACTGTTGCTTGGAACGCTGTTGCCCGTCCAGCCCAGTCTCTTGTTGTAGAGGAGTTGTAGTAGTCTATAAGATCCTACATGGCCAAATTGATGTCAATGTGCTATATCAGAAAAATCATTATAGAACTGACATGGTTTTTTTAACTAATTCTACAACAGCAGCAATGCATACAATCCACATCACTGCTCTGGAAGTATTTGCAAGTTGGTTCCTTGAGATTTGAGAACAATTCTAATGCATGTGAACTTAAATTCTGGCTTCTAAGCAGCTTATTGACAGAAAACAAATAAACAGGCTGATTTACAGTACAGGTCACATCTACTTTTACAAATGGTGTTTGTCTATACATATCTGCACAATAGGCTCCATCGAAGCTAAATACCTTTGTTTTGCTGACATCTGTGATGAGAATCCCAGGAATATTGACAGGCACAGGATCAAACTTTGTCCCTGGATAACTATCTTCTACAGCAACAACAAAGCCAGCTGCACCTAGACTCTTGGCTGTTTGGGACACTTTCTTGATTGAAGCCGTCCCAGAAATATAATTAAAAGAATAGCCGCACAATAGAATTTTCCCCTGAACTTTCCTCTTATTTAAGAGTTCTGGCCTTTGACAATCTAGTGCACTGTACTTGGTTGAAGATGAACCCAGCAGAGCATCAGTAGCAGAAATCAGGCCAAACGATTTATTTCCATGTGTTGCAGCTGTAGTCAGATAAGATAATTGTCAACTAACCACAGGTAGAAATGTTAATTGCCAGAATACCAGCACCAGTCACAGTACTATAAAATGGACATTTGTTGACAGTTATTACAAGATTACACAGAAGGACTTCAACTCTACAATCAAGAGCCTACAAAGAGAACAAAACACATTTTCCAACCAAAGCATTTTCACAATCAGATGAAAAGATGCTGGATAAGTAGTATATTAGGATCTAATAAGAGTCTGGGTACATAGTACAATGGGAACTCGAGGTAGAGTCCATGTGTGGACACTAGCACTATAAATAAGTGTGGGGCTCGCCAAGGATACTTTTATGACAGCATGCATCAATCGATGCAGAGATCAGTGGGACTACATCTTTTTGGGAAAAAAAAAGAGAGCCAAGAATACTGTTTACATGTTACAAATGCAGGATATTTCTTGTTATGCAGTATGCACCAAATATCCATATGAACTTACGTGATACTCCAAGTCCAGCAATACGCTTTCCATTTCCTAGTATCAAATGATTCTTGTATCTGCggtcatcaactccagcggcaacAGTGGTAATCCATGGGCTGAATGACACCAGCGTTTTAGGAAATGGTCCTCCATTTCCTGCAGCTTGGGCAACAAACACGCCAGCTTTTACGGCAGAAAGAAGAGCTGCATCAAAAGGATTGAGAAAAGTAGTCCGTGTAGCTGTTGGTGGGCTATTTGGTCCAACAGAAAGGTTGAGAATGTCAACACCATCTTGAACAGCCTGCAGGTAGCCATCCACATACATTAGCTCCTATATGTTGGAGGCTTACAGTACTAACATGCATTACAGTTATCCAGCAGGTATTCTTTTCATTCATCGCACAATACAGTCTATGGATAATACAGTAGCAAGTTATTACATTCTAGAGATGAGTTTCTAAAGTTACCATTGCAAgtatttcgttgtatatcttgcATGAAATGGAACTCTAAAATTCAAAGCCATACTAGTGAATGCAAACCAGAATTTGAACCCAGAGTTTTTCGATAACTGAAAGTTAATAGCTCCCACTTGATTTAGAAGTAAGCAGGCGGCTCTGTTTTGGGGTTTATACACCCCAAAGGCCAAATCTGTGTCACTTAGATGATCAATCCTACCAAGTACCAAATGATATAGTTAATAGTTTACCAACCATCCCTTTATTTTTCAGTCAACCTCTCACGCAAATGAACAATGTTGTTGAACTGTTAGATAATGTAACATCATAAATCACATCTTTCAACCCCCAAGGCCATAACAGTCATAAAGTTGTCCCTGGTATCTACTCAATATCAAGTACGGTAAACTGTTGGTGGGAAGAATGATAAAAATCAAATGTATACTTTGGTGAGAAGTTTGGCGAAATTAATAGTGTACCTGATCAATCGCTGCCACGACGTCAGATACATAACCACCAAAAAGCCTGTAAAGAACCTTGTACACAGCTATCCTGACAAAGTGACAAGCACAAACTCAAAAAGGTAAGTCATTGTGAGGAAGCAAGATCAAAATGGCTCTCTCAGTGAATCCAGCTATGATGATACTGAGTACTAACTACTGATGAGTGATGAGTGCTTATGTTCTTCTGCCAAACAGATatgtttctttctttttttttggaAGGAAACAGGCACTGTACTTGCCCTAACAGGATAATGCTAGTCATACAAAGATAGAACAAAGCAAAAGCCTATCTTTGAGGTAGGTAATTTAGCATTGCTGTTGGCTGTACAAGGTTTAACTTTGTTCAGAAATTCCAAGGAAATCAAAACTTACCTAGCTCGTGGAGCCATGCCACTTGCTTTGCCAAATTCGTAGCCATGCATTCGCACCGCAATTCCATTGTTTCCAGCAGCAATTGCAGCTATATGACTGTTGAGGGAGGGGTAAAAGGTAAACATATATCAGATAATCCGTGCCACTTTTCACATGACCAGAATGACTTTCTGTCAAAACCaacgttgcaaacaatcacattGATTAAATATGAAGATGGTGCTTGGAACGGAAAGGTTTACTTTACAGGCCAACCATCATCATTTGAAACAAGATGCTCACAGGTTTGGAAGTTATAAGCAGATTTTTTTTTCATGTGTGGCATTTTTAGTGCAACAAAGCACAACAAATTACTTAATAAGAGTGAAGTGTATCATCAGGAGCATTACCTTCCATGACCATCGCCGTCTAATGGAGATGCAAACTCAACATCAGGATTAAACGCTCCAGCAGCAATTGCAGCTTTTGCAAAATGTTGGGCCCCAACTATCTTCCCATTGCAGAAGCTTCTTTGTGTTACTGGATCTATCTCACATTTCCCCTTGTAACGAGGAACAGGTCCATAAGGATCAGTTCTGTGGGTAGAGAAGCTTGGATGTTCAGGATAAATTCCTGAATCCACAAAACCAATCACCACATCTTCGCCTGCTCTATCAAATCCACCTCCTGTTGGCCATACCGCTGTTGTCAATCCAAGAAACTGTGGAGTGTGTGTTGTCAATTTCTGTATCTTTGTATCTCTCTCCACGTACTTAACACCTGGGGCTTTCCTTAAGAAATCAGCCTAACACAGTGGAACATTACTGCATTTAGCCACGATAATAATGCAAACTAGAAAGGAAAACATATGAACTGCAGAAAATTTATGATGCCAAATACCTGCAGAGATGACATGTGAACTGCAAACCCATTAATAAGATGATGGTAGCTATAAAGCTTCTCGTAAGTTCCCGCTACAAAAAGCGAGTCCAGAAGCTTCTCATGGTGCCTTCGGAGGTGAAGAGAGTATGATGTGACAGCCTCACTGCAAATCAGGAAAATTTGGAGTGAGCACAGACTATTATCTTTGCATCATAGTATTAATGCTTCAATTAGAGAGGGTAGTTCCAAGTGTAACTGAAGTACTCAAGTTGAAAATTGCAATTCATCAATAACATGTCCTATTTACAACAGTGTGAAATCTCCCAAAATAGACTTGAAAAATCATGAATGCCAGGCAACACAAAGCAAATGTTAAGAGACATGGCCAAGAATATCTAGCAGAGTACAGTACCTGGTAACATCCATCTCTTGATCCAAATCCGCCGCGGTAGCTGGAAATCCTTCCACTCCACCTGCGTAGCTCACAACCGGGTCGCCTTCCATGGTAACAATGTACACATCATGCGTCCCAAGTACCACTTGCGGCACAAGTGCAAGAAGCAAACAGGCAAGGCCGAGCCCCTTCATCTTCACCTATGTCAGAACAGCAACACtgcagaacctttcaagaagagAGACCATCAGAGACAAGCACTTAACATGAGAATCATAATTCATAATAGTGGCAGCTATTGGGCATTAGGTGGTAAGCATGACGGCAAATGTGCAACGACTATATGCCTGTACTGCACTGATGCCACAGTAAATCACACACCGCCCCAGCCACAACAGGAATGGTCCCCATGGTGCCCACCATTGTTCTGTGATGCCGGAGTTTCCGATCTCATAGGTCTCCCATGAGTATGCATTCATGGGACCTCTTAAATTAGGCTGCCCGGTGATATTAATGGCCCTTCAGAGCGAGCGGCTACATGGCATGCACAGTGTATGCATTTCGTATCACTCCATTCCCCTCAGTGGAGAACAGGTGGGCACTCACTCAGTTGAAACTTAACAGTATACTGCTCCACTGAGAATGGTACATCAGTAAAGATCTCTGGATTACGGATTGAATAAAAAATTATGGAGTGCAGTGCGAACACTGAAGAGTGAATCACAGCCGAAAAGCAGTGAGAGGTTAATCTGAAGCTACACGGCCAGTCATTTGATCCAAGGCGCAGCCGTGGGAACTGAAAAAAAAATCCTGTTTTTCAAACAAAAACGCGTGAAGGAAACTGTTAAATCTTATGCTACAGTTTATACTGTTCCCGATAATGCGGCCATCTTATTATGATACAGTTATACTGGCCGGTTCTAAGCTGTGCTGCTAACACCCTATTAAAACCCAATATGCAGAAGTAAATCGAAAGCAGAAATAAGTTAGAAAATATCTCGCTTCGCAGGGGGGGACAAATAATGCGAGTCGGGAGACAAGCAAATCACCTGGGAGCCCAAGCATTCCCCGGCGCAGCTCGGCCGCCACCCGGCGTCGGTCGCACAGCCCGCGCCGGCCGCCTCGGGGAATGGCGGCGCGCCCAGGccggaggaggatgaggaggaggtgggggagctccggcagcggcagcggcggagCACGGGGGTGGCTAGGGTTTGCGGCGCGGTGGGAGAAGGGGGGCAGTGGGGAGCGGGAGCGGGAGTGGGGGAGCAGTGGAGGAGGCAGAGCAAAGCGTGGTCTAATGGCGACGCCTTTGTCTTTGTCTTTTAATGGAGTCCGGAGGGAGGCCTCGAATATAGCAGGGTTTTTTTCTCCTCCTCTTTCGCTTTCGCCACCTCTGCTGTGCCCGTTTCACGTGGGCCGTGCCTCCCGGGCCCGCACGTCGGCGAGCCGATTCGGGCCGCTCGCTGCGGCGTGGGCAGCTGGCGCTCTCCCCGTGCCCCGCCGACGGACTGACCCGGCGAGGCGTGAATGCGGGCGTGGGTCCCCGGCGGTGGCGCGCCGGGCACACCCGTGTGGCTCTCTGCGGCGCGGGTCCCGGGAACCAGTGCGCGAGGCCGGGCCTCGTACGCCGGGTCCAGCAACCTCGTGCCGGCCAGCGGCGTCGGTGTCGGGCGGAGGGAAACGTAGGGAGAGCTAGGAGGCTAggagggcggcggcgcgcggctcCGTGGAACTGCCGCAGTAGACCACAGATCCTGGCTGGGCCGAGACGCCGGGAGGCTACGTACGGGGGAGCAGAAGGAGACGTTGGCGATGTCAGGGCCATTGTCGCGCGGTTTTTCGAATCCGTCGGCCACGGGAAGGAACAAGGGACCGGACGAGGACGTGCCGTGCGCGCCAGCGTGTCGGCCGACCCGCCGCAGCTCGCGATCCGGCGCAAGGCAGAAGCAGCCAAAGTGGTTGGAGCATCCAAGAGGACCAACACAGTGACCAGAATACGTATAGGATTTCCTATCACTAGATGACCCGTTGCGCCAATGACGTAAAGGCCGAATATAAGCCAGGTATTGTAAGAGTGTGCATTAACATATTGTTGTTCGAAAAGCATAGCTCATGATACTATATGCAGCAAGCAAGCGATAGTCATACGCATAGGATTGTCATGGTTTGTTTTATGTAAGATCAAAAATGATGCACTAAGTCATGTAGGAAAGGATTCTTGTGATCTGTTTAGATTGAATAGACAATCATGCAGAGGCCTTTGGACGTGTAGTTGAAGACGAAAGCATATATTTATTTTATCATGGTTGTTTCAAAAGCATACCGAACAACAGTCTAAGTAGCAAATAATCGATAGCTAAATGCACAGGATGGTCATAGTGGATTGCATAAGATCCAAAATGATGATAAACACAGAACTCTTGATAGGCTTTATACTAATATTAAGTTATATAACAAGGGGCTTTTGCAGTTGGGTTATATTGAGTAGATGATCAGACGCAGTCTCTTGAAAGTGCATTTGAAGGCGAAAGCATATGCTTGCCCTTTGTTCATGTGTGCGTGATGGAAGAAGTTGCTCCAGCCTTTAGTGATGGTGGCCCTTTTTGTTAACACCCTTGATAAAGCGGGTTCTGAGTTGTGACAGCGGTAGTTCCATCTCCAGTAGGGATTGGCAGTTCACCACGGTCAGCATCCATGTGTGGGAAAAGGGAACCCGTAGAAAAGAGAACGCCAAAGTACTGAAAATAACAGTAAAGGTTAGTTACTATATCATTTTATACCATGCTATTGTATGAAATTGGACAGAGCAATTGCAAAGGATTACCATTCTTTTGCCATCTGTTGCAAATGTTTCTGTCATGTGGCACACATAGTAGCGATCAGGTGTGGTGGTGCTGCGGATGATCTTTCACACTCTACGAACATTATGGTTGTAGCACAATGTGGCGACTAAACTCATCTAAGTAGTGGATGCAAGGCTCACGTATGTTAAATTGTATAAAGCTATATCTTTTAGCAGTTGTTGTGAGAGTTGTTGGAATGAGAGGAGTAATGTAGCCCTTAACACGGAGAATGTACTTTCCTGCCTTTAGATGGATTTTTTGCCTTTCAAACCTGCATGAACTCTAGATGAACCGCTAGCTGCATTCCACTCCACCCCCACCCTCTCTACTTCCCCTCCGCCCCCAAACTCCTTTCGAGCGATCTCCGGCATGGCGGTCAGCGGATCCGAGTCCTACGCATCTTGATCCGTTGACTGGAAACTCGTCCCACGCAGTCTCTAGGAGAAGACGGTTGTCCGCATTGTGCTCCGTCGATCTCGGGAGGAGTCTGCCCAACATCGCTCGGACTCCATCTAGCGGGAACCCATTGCGTCCACCCAAATGACGCACGGATCCGGTGCGACGCGCGTCGCCACTGCCTCGCTGGAGGCGGTGTGATCTGTCTGGTGTCCGAACGCTGTGGCGGATGCTCAACCGCTACATTAGTGCACCGAGGCGAAGGTGCACATCCGCTTCATGTCAGACGCAAATATGGTGTTGCGTTCCCACCATGCGAGGCAGTGGGCGTGGGAGGCGACGATAGCCCTCGCGACAGACATCGGCGTGACGGAGTCGCACTCTTCGACGCTGCAGCAGGTGATCGGTGACCCGTGACGCCACAATCGCGTCGTGATGGACGTGTCGACCTTCGACCACGGCGGATCCATCATCGAGCTCATTTCCACCGACGACATGCAGGCTCCAGGCTCTGACAAGAGTAGGTCATGGGATACATCAGCACCTCGAGTCCCATGAGCTGATGCGTGTCTCATGTCCTATTCTACCTCATCGGTGACCGCATTTCCACTCCAAGGGGCACAACCAGCCGTTGGACATGGACACTGCCGGAACAATAATGACGGTCACCGGCGAAATTTTAGAATAGTTTCATGTTACATGTAATTGTATAAATTTAATGATTTGCAAATGGGATATCCGATTGTGGAAACAACTTTTATGTGTTGATCAATCACTGTCTGCAGACACATCCAGACACGTCCGCGGACCTTTAGATAAGGATTTTGATACGTGTGGTTGCAGATGCTCTTATATTAAGATAAGTGGGAATAAATTTGATGAAACAATACAGATTATACCAGTTACATGAAGTACAAATTAGCACCAAAGATAAAAATACAACCATGACATTGTGAGAAAGAACCACACACTCTGGAGTCTGGACACCTAGACACACGGGTTGACACCTATACACACGGGTTGCACATATAACGCCAGAGATAACCACGTGGTGGACTGTTAGCCTTGATTCCATCGATCAGttcatcctcttcctctccccACTGTACTGGAGAAAACACCTGGTGAAGGCGATTCACGCTGGGCTCCATCTTCGCGGTGGATCACGCTGCAGCTTCACGGGGGAGCGGATCACGCTGCAGCTTCACGGCATTGCGGCTCCAACTGCATCTCGGCGGCCCGGCAGCTCAAAGGCGCAGCACCGCAGCTGCTCCATCTGCATCTGGGCAGCCTGGCAGCTCCCGCTACAGCTCGGAGCTGCGGAATCTGCAGATGGCGCCGCTGTCACTCGTATCGGCAAGCCAAATCCTCACGGTTGCTGTTGTCGCTCCCTGCCGAAGGTGGCGTCTGTTCTGGCAGCCTGGCACTCCCTGAAGCTGGTGACTTTCCATGGCAAGGGAGGCTCCAGCAAGCCCACGGCAGTCGCCGTTGCCGCCCAGGTAAAAACTAACCTCCTTCGGTGTTTTATGAATATGTAGAATTTTTGTGATTCAATTCCACTGTAGCACGAGGGGCATCATGATCTACTATT belongs to Triticum urartu cultivar G1812 chromosome 7, Tu2.1, whole genome shotgun sequence and includes:
- the LOC125520331 gene encoding subtilisin-like protease SBT2.6 yields the protein MKGLGLACLLLALVPQVVLGTHDVYIVTMEGDPVVSYAGGVEGFPATAADLDQEMDVTSEAVTSYSLHLRRHHEKLLDSLFVAGTYEKLYSYHHLINGFAVHMSSLQADFLRKAPGVKYVERDTKIQKLTTHTPQFLGLTTAVWPTGGGFDRAGEDVVIGFVDSGIYPEHPSFSTHRTDPYGPVPRYKGKCEIDPVTQRSFCNGKIVGAQHFAKAAIAAGAFNPDVEFASPLDGDGHGSHIAAIAAGNNGIAVRMHGYEFGKASGMAPRARIAVYKVLYRLFGGYVSDVVAAIDQAVQDGVDILNLSVGPNSPPTATRTTFLNPFDAALLSAVKAGVFVAQAAGNGGPFPKTLVSFSPWITTVAAGVDDRRYKNHLILGNGKRIAGLGVSPATHGNKSFGLISATDALLGSSSTKYSALDCQRPELLNKRKVQGKILLCGYSFNYISGTASIKKVSQTAKSLGAAGFVVAVEDSYPGTKFDPVPVNIPGILITDVSKTKDLIDYYNSSTTRDWAGRATAFQATVGIADGLAPTLFNSAPQVALFSSRGPDVKDFSFQDADVLKPDILAPGNLIWSAWAPNGTDEANYAGEGFAMMSGTSMAAPHITGIAALIKQKYPKWSPSAIKSALMTTANTIDKGSHPLRAQQYSTSEMMTLARATPFDYGSGAVNPKAALDPGLVLDATHQDYITFLCSIPDVDPSEVSNITGSRCGSGPKGQQPCDLNIPSITVSQLKGTQTVKRTVTNVADEAETYTIMTRMSPEIALDVSPPALTVLPGSSREITVTLTTRSVTGTYSFGEITMKGDRRHLVRIPVVAMGF